One stretch of Streptococcus australis DNA includes these proteins:
- a CDS encoding amino acid ABC transporter permease yields MVSYDFSKVFQFLPTLWQALPMTLSILFFTTLLGSLFGGLLAWAQVREDKSFAAISKDYIFTLRCTPPIVLLFLVFYGLPEFLKWWLGLDINNWSKTIFVLLTMILLFAAIVAEVFKAAYQAIPKGQTEAGLSIGLTPSQIFWRIIFPQAFQVALPNITTAILNLMRDAALAYTIGFVDVMGAGNLLISRNLGNYSLETYTAVAILYWSVALAVSFLSRLLEKSLETKGR; encoded by the coding sequence ATGGTTTCTTATGATTTTTCCAAGGTCTTTCAGTTTTTGCCGACCTTATGGCAGGCGCTTCCTATGACCTTGTCCATTCTCTTTTTTACCACTCTTCTTGGTTCCCTTTTTGGAGGTCTCTTGGCCTGGGCGCAAGTAAGAGAAGACAAGAGTTTTGCAGCGATTTCCAAAGACTATATCTTTACCCTACGTTGTACACCGCCGATTGTCTTGCTTTTTCTAGTCTTTTATGGCTTGCCAGAATTTCTAAAATGGTGGCTTGGTTTGGATATCAACAACTGGTCTAAAACTATTTTTGTTCTCCTGACGATGATTCTCTTGTTTGCAGCTATTGTTGCCGAGGTTTTCAAGGCGGCCTATCAAGCTATTCCGAAGGGGCAGACAGAGGCCGGCCTTAGTATTGGTCTGACGCCTAGTCAGATATTCTGGAGAATCATTTTTCCCCAAGCTTTTCAAGTTGCTCTTCCCAATATAACAACCGCTATTCTCAATCTCATGCGAGATGCTGCCTTGGCCTATACGATTGGTTTTGTAGATGTCATGGGGGCTGGCAATCTCTTAATCAGTCGCAATTTGGGGAATTACTCTCTTGAAACCTATACAGCGGTTGCCATTCTTTATTGGAGTGTAGCCTTGGCTGTTTCCTTCTTGAGTCGCTTGTTAGAAAAATCTTTGGAAACGAAAGGGAGATAG
- a CDS encoding isoprenyl transferase — MFGFFKKDKAVEVEVPTQVPAHIGIIMDGNGRWAKKRMQPRVFGHKAGMEALQKVTKAANKMGVRVITVYAFSTENWTRPDQEVKFIMNLPVEFYDNYVPELHANNVKIQMIGETDRLPKPTFEALKKAEELTKNNTGLILNFALNYGGRAEITQALKGLAQDVLDAKINPGDITEDMIGDYLFTQHLPKDLRDPDLIIRTSGELRLSNFLPWQAAYSELYFTDTLWPDFDEAALQEAIAAFNHRNRRFGGV; from the coding sequence ATGTTTGGATTTTTTAAGAAAGATAAAGCTGTAGAAGTTGAGGTTCCAACACAGGTTCCTGCTCACATTGGTATCATCATGGATGGGAATGGCCGCTGGGCTAAAAAACGGATGCAACCACGGGTTTTTGGTCATAAGGCAGGGATGGAAGCCCTCCAAAAGGTGACCAAGGCAGCTAACAAGATGGGAGTGAGGGTCATCACGGTTTATGCCTTTTCAACGGAAAACTGGACGCGCCCAGATCAAGAAGTCAAGTTTATCATGAACTTACCAGTCGAGTTTTATGATAACTACGTCCCGGAATTACATGCAAATAACGTTAAGATTCAGATGATTGGGGAGACAGACCGTCTGCCTAAGCCGACTTTTGAAGCTTTGAAAAAAGCAGAGGAGTTGACCAAGAACAATACGGGCTTGATTCTCAATTTTGCGCTTAACTACGGTGGTCGTGCTGAAATTACGCAGGCTCTTAAGGGCTTGGCTCAAGATGTTCTAGATGCTAAAATCAACCCTGGTGACATCACAGAAGATATGATTGGAGACTATCTTTTCACGCAACACCTGCCAAAGGATTTGCGGGATCCTGATTTGATTATCCGTACGAGTGGTGAGTTGCGTTTAAGTAATTTCTTACCATGGCAAGCAGCCTATAGCGAGCTTTATTTTACGGATACCTTGTGGCCTGATTTTGATGAAGCCGCCTTGCAGGAAGCTATTGCTGCTTTTAACCATCGCAATCGCCGTTTTGGAGGAGTTTAG
- a CDS encoding glycoside hydrolase family 1 protein, producing MLKFPKDFVWGSSTSGPQTEGRVLGDGKGDNLWDYWYQVEPNRYYNGIGPDKTSTFYENWEKDIELLVETGHTAFRTSIQWSRLFPQGRGEINPQGVAFYRQVFEAIKAKGIRLLVNLYHFDLPFALQDDGDGWENKATIKAYEDYARFCFETYGDLVDQWITFNEPIVPVEFGYFYDAHYPHKVDAKAAVQVAYNTQLASSLAVKACHEVLPGSKIGIVLNLTPAYPRSQHPADVKAARIADLFQAQSFLDPSVLGTYPEELVEILAEHDLLPDSTAEELELIRQHTVDFLGVNYYQPLRVMAPRFAKHPDSPLLPEHFYESYVMPGRKINPHRGWEIYEQGIYHIAQNIKENYGNIEWMLTENGMGVEGEDIFRENGIIQDDYRIDFVKGHLRELHRAIEDGANCKGYLIWTFIDCWSWLNSYKNRYGLIELDLETQERRLKKSGHWFKELSDNNGF from the coding sequence ATGCTAAAATTTCCAAAGGATTTTGTTTGGGGTTCCTCCACTTCTGGACCACAGACAGAAGGACGAGTGCTTGGTGATGGTAAAGGAGATAATCTCTGGGATTATTGGTATCAGGTGGAGCCCAATCGCTACTACAATGGGATTGGACCTGATAAAACATCAACCTTTTACGAAAACTGGGAAAAGGATATTGAGCTTCTAGTAGAAACAGGTCATACAGCCTTTCGTACTTCTATCCAGTGGTCTCGACTTTTCCCGCAAGGCCGTGGAGAGATCAATCCTCAAGGTGTGGCTTTCTACCGTCAGGTCTTTGAAGCCATTAAGGCCAAGGGGATTCGCCTTTTGGTCAATCTCTATCACTTTGACCTTCCTTTTGCCCTTCAAGACGACGGAGATGGTTGGGAAAATAAGGCCACTATCAAGGCCTATGAAGACTATGCTCGTTTCTGTTTTGAGACTTACGGTGATTTAGTGGACCAATGGATCACCTTTAATGAGCCCATCGTTCCTGTTGAGTTTGGTTATTTTTATGATGCCCATTATCCACACAAGGTAGATGCCAAAGCAGCGGTTCAGGTGGCTTATAATACGCAACTGGCTAGTAGTCTTGCGGTCAAGGCCTGTCATGAGGTTTTGCCAGGCTCTAAGATTGGGATTGTTCTCAACTTGACACCAGCCTACCCACGTAGCCAGCATCCTGCTGATGTCAAAGCAGCTCGTATTGCGGATCTCTTTCAAGCCCAGTCTTTCCTAGATCCATCAGTCTTGGGAACTTATCCAGAAGAACTAGTGGAAATTTTAGCTGAGCATGATTTGCTGCCAGATTCTACAGCAGAGGAGTTGGAGCTGATTCGTCAGCATACAGTAGACTTCCTTGGAGTCAACTACTACCAGCCTTTGCGTGTCATGGCTCCACGTTTTGCCAAACATCCTGACAGCCCGCTTCTGCCAGAACATTTCTATGAGTCTTACGTCATGCCAGGTCGTAAGATCAATCCCCACCGTGGATGGGAAATCTATGAGCAAGGGATTTACCATATCGCCCAAAACATCAAGGAAAACTATGGCAATATCGAGTGGATGCTGACAGAGAATGGCATGGGTGTTGAAGGTGAAGATATATTCCGTGAGAATGGAATAATTCAAGATGACTATCGTATCGACTTTGTCAAAGGACATCTTCGTGAACTCCATCGTGCTATTGAAGACGGTGCTAACTGTAAAGGTTACTTAATCTGGACCTTTATCGATTGCTGGTCATGGCTCAATAGCTATAAAAACCGCTATGGTCTGATTGAGCTTGACCTAGAAACGCAAGAACGACGTCTGAAGAAATCGGGACACTGGTTCAAAGAACTCAGTGACAATAATGGATTTTAA
- a CDS encoding phosphatidate cytidylyltransferase: protein MTKDLQKRTLFAVLALAIFLPVLFAGGLLLQIGIGLLAMLGVHELLHMKGLKTMTIEGALTLFATFALTVPLENYLTFLPVDGNVVAYSVLITIMLGTTVFSKNYTIEDAAFPIAVSFYVGFGFNALLDARVAGFDKVLLALFIVWATDSAAYLTGMNFGRHKLAPRVSPNKSIEGFVGGILGAVLITVIFMLVDSTVALPYGIYRMSLFAAFFSVAGQFGDLIESAMKRHFGVKDSGKFIPGHGGVLDRFDSMLIVFPMMHLFGLF from the coding sequence ATGACCAAGGATTTACAAAAGAGAACATTGTTTGCGGTATTGGCCCTGGCAATTTTCCTTCCAGTCTTGTTTGCAGGAGGGCTCTTGTTGCAGATAGGGATTGGCTTGTTAGCGATGCTAGGCGTCCATGAACTTTTGCACATGAAGGGGCTAAAGACTATGACCATTGAGGGCGCTTTGACTCTTTTTGCGACCTTCGCTCTCACAGTTCCTTTAGAAAATTACCTAACATTTTTGCCTGTTGATGGGAATGTGGTTGCCTACAGTGTTTTGATTACCATAATGCTAGGGACGACCGTTTTCAGTAAAAACTATACGATTGAAGATGCCGCTTTTCCAATTGCTGTGAGTTTTTATGTTGGTTTTGGCTTCAATGCCTTACTAGATGCTCGGGTGGCAGGTTTTGACAAGGTACTTTTGGCCCTTTTTATCGTTTGGGCGACAGATAGCGCAGCCTACCTGACAGGGATGAATTTTGGTAGACATAAGTTGGCACCAAGAGTTTCTCCTAATAAGAGTATTGAGGGCTTTGTCGGTGGTATTCTAGGTGCGGTACTGATAACAGTGATTTTCATGTTAGTGGACAGCACAGTTGCTCTTCCTTATGGGATTTATAGAATGAGTCTCTTTGCAGCCTTCTTCAGTGTGGCAGGTCAGTTTGGTGACTTGATTGAGAGTGCCATGAAACGCCATTTCGGTGTCAAGGATTCTGGAAAATTTATCCCTGGACATGGCGGTGTGTTGGATCGCTTTGACAGCATGCTGATTGTGTTTCCAATGATGCACTTATTTGGCCTGTTTTAA
- a CDS encoding amino acid ABC transporter ATP-binding protein, which translates to MLQVEHIAKTFGERQVLEDVNLQVNQGDVVVILGPSGSGKTTFLRCLNHLEKADNGRLTLAGKTYDLAKLSKKDILEIRQKTAFVFQHYNLFANKTALENILEGLIVARKVPKEEALKRAESALEKVGLLAYKDYYPSQLSGGQQQRIGIARAIAVKPEVILLDEPTSALDPELVGDVLEVLKQLAREGVTMVVVTHEMGFARDVANHVIFMDGGRIVEENNPHDFFSRPQEERTKQFLARILSDATYSVEYMI; encoded by the coding sequence ATGTTACAAGTAGAACATATCGCAAAAACATTTGGTGAGAGGCAGGTCCTGGAGGATGTCAATCTTCAGGTTAACCAAGGTGATGTCGTTGTTATTTTAGGACCATCAGGTTCGGGGAAAACGACCTTTCTCCGTTGTCTCAACCACTTAGAAAAAGCTGACAATGGCCGTTTGACCTTGGCAGGAAAGACCTATGACTTAGCCAAATTAAGCAAGAAAGATATTCTAGAAATCCGGCAAAAAACAGCCTTTGTTTTCCAACACTACAATCTCTTTGCAAACAAAACTGCTCTGGAAAATATTCTAGAAGGCCTAATCGTGGCTCGTAAAGTTCCCAAGGAAGAAGCGCTTAAACGTGCAGAATCTGCCTTGGAAAAAGTTGGTTTACTGGCCTATAAGGACTACTACCCTTCTCAGCTATCTGGAGGGCAACAACAACGAATAGGAATTGCGCGTGCCATTGCCGTCAAGCCCGAGGTCATTTTGCTAGATGAACCAACATCAGCACTAGACCCTGAGTTGGTTGGAGATGTTTTGGAGGTTCTGAAACAGTTGGCGAGAGAAGGTGTGACCATGGTGGTCGTCACGCACGAGATGGGATTTGCTAGAGATGTCGCTAACCACGTTATTTTCATGGATGGAGGCCGTATCGTAGAGGAGAATAATCCCCACGATTTCTTTAGTCGTCCACAAGAAGAACGTACCAAGCAGTTTCTAGCTCGTATCTTATCAGATGCCACCTATAGTGTAGAATATATGATTTGA
- a CDS encoding amino acid ABC transporter permease, with protein sequence MDLDYIAKTFLETLKGVPTTLIIMIVAIVLSFVPALFLALGQIYKVKGVRTFSLVYLAFIRATPPILLILFFYSLFPSLLNQFLKSIGSDVDIFKLNPIYYAFIIYSLMTTGSLSEILRSAILTVDKGQLEAAQAIGLSNRQAYVRIVFPQALRSALPNLANLVINIVKGTSLVFVMTIKDITAIARVEASYGYQYFESYFVIFLQYILICGLIQWGFSVLEKGYVKKEKRAKASSARFV encoded by the coding sequence ATGGATTTAGACTATATTGCAAAAACCTTTTTAGAGACCTTAAAAGGGGTACCGACCACCTTGATCATTATGATTGTAGCCATAGTCTTAAGTTTTGTACCAGCCTTGTTTTTAGCGCTGGGGCAAATATATAAAGTAAAAGGTGTCCGAACATTCTCCCTCGTGTATCTAGCTTTTATAAGAGCAACACCTCCGATTTTACTGATTCTTTTCTTCTATAGTTTGTTTCCGAGTTTGCTCAATCAATTTCTCAAAAGCATAGGAAGTGATGTTGACATCTTTAAACTCAATCCCATCTATTATGCTTTTATTATCTATAGCTTGATGACAACAGGTAGTTTATCAGAAATCTTACGTTCGGCTATTTTGACTGTGGATAAGGGACAATTAGAAGCTGCACAAGCGATTGGATTGAGCAATAGGCAGGCCTATGTGAGGATTGTTTTTCCACAGGCCTTGCGTTCAGCCCTACCTAATCTTGCTAATTTAGTCATAAATATTGTAAAAGGAACCTCTTTGGTTTTTGTTATGACCATTAAGGATATTACAGCTATTGCCCGTGTTGAAGCGTCCTACGGTTACCAGTATTTTGAGTCTTATTTTGTAATATTTTTGCAGTATATTTTGATCTGTGGTTTGATTCAGTGGGGCTTTTCTGTGTTAGAAAAAGGCTATGTGAAAAAAGAAAAGAGAGCGAAAGCATCTAGCGCGCGTTTTGTATAG
- a CDS encoding proline--tRNA ligase has product MKQSKMLIPTLREMPSDAQVISHALMLRAGYVRQVSAGVYSYLPLANRVIEKAKNIMRQEFDKIGAVEMLAPALLSADLWRESGRYETYGEDLYKLKNREKSDFILGPTHEETFTAIVRDSVKSYKQFPLNLYQIQPKYRDEKRPRNGLLRTREFIMKDGYSFHANYDSLDVTYDEYKAAYERIFTRSGLDFKAIIGDGGAMGGKDSQEFMAITPARTDLDRWVVLDKSVASFDEIPAEVQEEIKAELLKWMVSGEDTIAYSSESSYAANLEMATNEYKPSNRVVAEEEVTRVATPDVKSIDEVAAFLNVPEEQTIKTLFYMADGELVAALLVGNDQLNEVKLKNHLGADFFDVASEEEVASVIPAGFGSLGPVGLPENVKIIADRKVQDVRNAVVGANEDGYHLTGVNPGRDFTAEYVDIREVREGEISPDGQGVLNFARGIEIGHIFKLGTRYSASMGADVLDENGRAVPIIMGCYGIGVSRLLSAVMEQHARLFVNKTPKGEYRYTWGVNFPKELAPFDVHLITVNVKDEEAQTLTEKLEASLMGAGYEVLTDDRNERVGVKFSDSDLIGLPIRITVGKKAADGIVEVKIKATGDTIEVHADNLLETLEILSKK; this is encoded by the coding sequence ATGAAACAAAGTAAAATGCTAATCCCAACGCTTCGCGAAATGCCAAGCGATGCTCAAGTTATCAGCCACGCCCTTATGTTGCGTGCTGGTTATGTCCGTCAAGTTTCTGCCGGTGTTTATTCTTACCTGCCACTCGCTAACCGTGTGATTGAAAAGGCTAAGAATATCATGCGCCAAGAGTTTGATAAGATTGGTGCGGTGGAGATGTTGGCTCCTGCCCTTCTCAGTGCCGATCTTTGGCGTGAATCAGGTCGTTATGAAACTTATGGTGAAGACCTTTATAAACTGAAAAACCGTGAAAAGTCAGACTTTATTCTAGGTCCGACCCACGAAGAGACTTTTACAGCTATTGTCCGTGATTCTGTTAAGTCTTACAAGCAATTTCCACTCAATCTCTACCAAATTCAACCGAAATACCGTGATGAAAAACGTCCACGTAACGGGCTTCTCCGTACGCGTGAATTTATCATGAAAGACGGCTATAGTTTCCATGCTAATTACGATAGTTTGGATGTGACTTATGACGAGTACAAAGCGGCCTATGAACGTATCTTTACTCGTAGTGGCTTGGACTTTAAAGCCATCATCGGTGACGGTGGAGCTATGGGTGGTAAGGACAGCCAAGAATTTATGGCCATCACACCAGCTCGTACAGACCTCGACCGCTGGGTTGTCTTAGACAAGTCAGTTGCCTCATTTGATGAAATTCCTGCAGAAGTGCAAGAAGAAATCAAGGCAGAATTACTTAAATGGATGGTTTCTGGTGAAGATACCATCGCCTACTCAAGTGAGTCTAGTTATGCGGCTAACTTAGAAATGGCAACAAACGAGTACAAACCAAGCAACCGTGTCGTTGCGGAAGAAGAAGTGACTCGTGTCGCAACACCAGATGTTAAATCAATTGATGAAGTGGCAGCCTTCCTAAACGTGCCAGAAGAGCAAACGATCAAAACCCTCTTCTACATGGCAGATGGAGAGCTTGTTGCAGCCCTTCTAGTTGGAAATGACCAACTCAATGAAGTCAAGTTGAAAAACCACTTGGGTGCAGATTTCTTTGATGTTGCGAGCGAAGAAGAAGTGGCAAGTGTTATCCCAGCTGGCTTTGGTTCACTTGGTCCAGTTGGTTTGCCAGAAAATGTGAAAATCATTGCAGATCGTAAGGTACAAGATGTTCGCAATGCTGTTGTGGGGGCTAACGAAGATGGCTACCACTTGACAGGTGTGAACCCAGGTCGTGATTTCACTGCAGAATACGTGGATATTCGTGAAGTTCGTGAGGGTGAAATTTCACCAGATGGACAAGGTGTTCTTAACTTTGCCCGTGGTATCGAGATCGGTCACATCTTTAAGCTCGGAACTCGTTATTCAGCAAGTATGGGTGCAGATGTTTTGGATGAAAATGGCCGTGCTGTGCCAATCATCATGGGATGTTACGGTATCGGTGTTAGCCGTCTTCTCTCCGCAGTTATGGAACAACACGCTCGCCTCTTTGTCAACAAAACGCCTAAAGGTGAATACCGTTACACTTGGGGAGTTAACTTCCCTAAAGAATTGGCACCATTTGATGTGCACTTGATTACTGTCAATGTCAAAGACGAAGAAGCACAAACTCTGACAGAGAAACTTGAAGCGAGCTTGATGGGAGCTGGTTACGAAGTCTTGACAGACGACCGTAACGAACGTGTCGGTGTTAAATTCAGCGATAGCGACTTGATTGGATTGCCAATCCGTATCACTGTTGGGAAGAAAGCAGCCGATGGCATCGTAGAAGTTAAGATTAAGGCGACTGGTGACACCATCGAAGTTCATGCAGACAACTTGCTTGAAACGCTTGAAATCCTCAGCAAGAAATAA
- a CDS encoding transporter substrate-binding domain-containing protein: MSKKTWIIGGVAVVAVLGATIIGRTLAGSSAKGADAASSGQVTTLKVAHTQNYVPYDFIDEKGESDGYEVAVLKAVDEKLADYKFEYTGTSDDDLLIGLESGKYDIGTKGAWYTDERAKKFIIPSEPVGASIIGFTVRKEDEAKYKDINDFAKNKGKLVPISPQNAQWNVINSYNDKHKDAPIELTAAESFQVADAYAWVLEGRYDAFFDIKLSFEKAVTAEDGPYHQYADKLGWFPYKGIPTYPLIHRDEKGEKFAKEYEKAIKELKEDGTLAKLSQQYFKEDVFSYVDKD, translated from the coding sequence ATGAGTAAGAAAACATGGATTATTGGTGGAGTTGCGGTTGTAGCAGTGCTTGGAGCAACGATTATTGGTAGAACTTTGGCAGGATCATCTGCTAAAGGTGCAGATGCAGCTTCATCTGGACAAGTGACAACTTTAAAGGTTGCCCATACCCAAAACTATGTCCCTTATGATTTTATTGACGAAAAAGGTGAATCAGATGGTTATGAAGTCGCTGTTTTAAAGGCGGTTGATGAGAAATTAGCAGATTATAAATTTGAGTATACAGGAACTAGTGATGATGATCTCTTGATTGGACTTGAGTCTGGCAAGTATGATATTGGGACAAAAGGTGCTTGGTATACAGATGAAAGGGCTAAAAAATTTATTATTCCATCTGAGCCAGTAGGTGCCAGCATTATTGGTTTTACTGTCAGAAAAGAAGATGAAGCAAAATATAAGGATATTAATGATTTTGCCAAAAATAAAGGGAAATTAGTACCAATCTCTCCTCAAAATGCCCAGTGGAATGTCATCAATAGTTATAATGATAAGCACAAGGATGCACCGATTGAGTTGACAGCGGCTGAATCCTTCCAAGTGGCAGATGCCTATGCCTGGGTCTTGGAAGGACGTTATGACGCCTTCTTTGACATCAAACTGTCCTTTGAAAAAGCAGTTACCGCAGAAGATGGCCCTTACCACCAATATGCGGATAAACTCGGCTGGTTCCCATACAAGGGCATTCCAACTTATCCCTTGATTCACCGTGATGAAAAGGGTGAGAAATTTGCTAAAGAATACGAAAAAGCAATCAAAGAGTTGAAAGAAGATGGCACGCTTGCTAAGCTATCTCAGCAATACTTTAAAGAAGATGTCTTTAGTTACGTAGACAAAGACTAG
- the rseP gene encoding RIP metalloprotease RseP, whose protein sequence is MIGLLTFILVFGIIVVVHEFGHFYFAKKSGILVREFAIGMGPKIFSHIGKDGTAYTIRILPLGGYVRMAGWGDDATEIKTGTPVSLTLADDGKVKRINLSGKKLDQTALPMQVTQFDFEDKLFIKGLVLEEEKTFTVDHDATVVEEDGTEVRIAPLDVQYQNASIWGKLITNFAGPMNNFILGVVVFWILIFLQGGVRDTQTNLFHVMPEGALAKVGVAETAQITKVGSHEVKNWQDLTQAVEADTKDKTAPTLDVTISENGSEKQVTVTPEENQGRYILGVQPGVKSDFLSMFVGGFTTAADSGLRILSALKNLIFHPDLNKLGGPVAIFKASSDAAKNGLENVLYFLAMISINIGIFNLIPIPALDGGKIVLNILEAIRRKPLKQEIETYVTMAGVVIMVVLMLAVTWNDIMRLFF, encoded by the coding sequence ATGATTGGATTGCTAACCTTTATCCTCGTTTTTGGGATTATTGTGGTGGTGCATGAGTTTGGACATTTTTATTTTGCCAAGAAATCAGGCATTCTAGTTCGTGAATTTGCCATTGGTATGGGGCCCAAGATTTTTTCCCATATCGGTAAGGATGGCACTGCTTATACAATTCGTATCCTTCCTCTAGGAGGCTATGTTCGTATGGCAGGCTGGGGTGATGATGCGACAGAAATTAAGACAGGAACTCCGGTCAGTTTAACACTTGCTGACGATGGTAAGGTCAAACGGATCAACCTCTCAGGGAAGAAGTTGGATCAAACGGCTCTTCCTATGCAGGTAACCCAGTTTGACTTTGAAGACAAGCTCTTTATCAAGGGTTTGGTCCTGGAAGAAGAAAAGACTTTTACAGTCGATCATGATGCAACGGTTGTTGAAGAAGATGGAACCGAAGTACGCATTGCCCCTTTGGATGTACAGTATCAAAATGCTTCTATCTGGGGCAAGCTCATCACCAACTTTGCAGGTCCTATGAATAACTTTATCTTAGGTGTTGTTGTTTTTTGGATCTTGATCTTTTTGCAAGGCGGTGTTAGAGATACTCAGACCAATCTCTTTCATGTCATGCCAGAGGGAGCTTTGGCTAAGGTGGGCGTAGCTGAGACAGCTCAAATCACCAAGGTCGGCTCGCATGAGGTTAAGAATTGGCAAGACTTGACCCAGGCTGTGGAAGCAGATACCAAGGACAAGACAGCCCCGACCTTGGATGTGACCATTTCTGAAAATGGTAGCGAAAAACAAGTCACGGTGACTCCAGAAGAGAATCAAGGACGTTATATTCTTGGGGTTCAACCGGGAGTCAAGTCAGACTTTCTATCCATGTTTGTTGGTGGATTTACAACTGCTGCTGACTCAGGACTTCGCATCCTTTCGGCTCTGAAAAACTTGATTTTCCATCCAGATTTGAACAAACTCGGTGGTCCCGTTGCTATTTTTAAGGCAAGTAGCGATGCTGCTAAAAATGGTCTTGAGAATGTCCTCTACTTCCTAGCTATGATTTCCATCAATATTGGAATTTTTAACTTGATTCCTATCCCGGCTTTGGATGGTGGAAAGATTGTGCTCAACATCCTAGAGGCTATCCGCCGGAAACCCCTTAAACAAGAAATTGAAACCTATGTCACCATGGCTGGTGTAGTTATCATGGTTGTCTTGATGCTAGCTGTGACCTGGAATGACATTATGCGACTCTTCTTTTAG
- a CDS encoding uroporphyrinogen decarboxylase family protein yields MSEKREWVLKAFKGEKVDRVPVGFWHHFTSEDEWLHGFSNPAIIEKNIEGHKRFIREVQPDFIKLMSDGYFAYPNPAIAKGKSLQELASIQPLGPDHAWIKEQVDLVKKIKQEFTEDIVAIYNIFAPVTYLKWLLGEVSGGDDLIAEFLVQDPQKLKKVLDVIAQDIASLSQAIIRDAGADGIYLSVQSIQDARVSVEDYQEIIAPSELTVLNAAKSVGGLNILHICGYEGARNDIHIFADYPAHVFNWAVGPEGISLKEGREIFKGRTVLGGFENGKEGLLYRGSKEEIQAETKRLIEETGKDGLILGADCTIPSDIAVERIQWVREALAK; encoded by the coding sequence ATGTCAGAAAAAAGAGAATGGGTTTTAAAAGCATTTAAAGGTGAAAAGGTTGATCGTGTGCCAGTTGGTTTTTGGCATCATTTCACATCCGAAGACGAATGGCTACACGGTTTCTCAAATCCAGCCATTATCGAGAAGAATATCGAGGGCCATAAGCGCTTTATCCGAGAAGTTCAGCCAGACTTTATCAAACTCATGAGTGATGGCTACTTTGCTTATCCAAATCCAGCGATTGCCAAAGGAAAATCACTTCAAGAGTTGGCGAGCATTCAACCACTCGGACCAGACCACGCTTGGATAAAAGAGCAGGTGGACTTGGTTAAGAAAATCAAGCAAGAGTTTACAGAAGATATCGTTGCCATTTACAATATATTTGCTCCTGTGACCTACCTCAAATGGTTGCTTGGGGAAGTGTCTGGTGGAGATGATCTCATTGCAGAATTCTTAGTTCAAGATCCTCAGAAATTAAAAAAAGTCCTCGATGTGATTGCGCAAGATATCGCTAGTTTGAGTCAAGCTATTATTAGAGATGCAGGAGCAGACGGTATCTATCTCAGTGTGCAAAGCATTCAGGATGCGCGTGTTTCTGTTGAAGATTATCAGGAGATTATTGCGCCGAGTGAACTGACCGTTTTAAATGCAGCTAAATCGGTTGGCGGGCTCAATATCCTTCATATCTGTGGCTATGAAGGAGCCCGAAACGATATTCATATCTTCGCTGACTATCCAGCTCATGTTTTTAACTGGGCAGTTGGTCCAGAAGGGATTAGTCTAAAAGAAGGTCGTGAGATTTTCAAGGGTCGTACTGTTTTGGGAGGATTTGAAAACGGAAAAGAGGGCCTTCTATATCGAGGCAGTAAGGAAGAAATTCAAGCTGAAACCAAACGCTTGATAGAAGAAACAGGTAAAGATGGCCTCATACTTGGAGCAGATTGTACCATTCCGAGCGATATTGCAGTGGAGCGTATCCAGTGGGTGAGAGAAGCATTAGCTAAATAA